The genomic window GCATCCCCCTATAAGTATCGACATCGATAGCTTTCCCGATAAATTCTCTGGCTTTTTTCTTGTTTCCCAATCTCTCGTAGATTATGGCAAGCCAGCTCAGCCCAAATGTCCATTCAGCCTCTTCGCTGAATCCGTCAGGGTTTTTATTGTAATAATGGTCATTCTTGTATCTTATGATTCCCTTGCTTCTTAACAGGAGATATTCAACATTCTTCAGGATTTCATCTCTTTGTTTCTTGGTAACAATGTTATAGGGCCATATCAATGATAGCAAAGCCAAATCCACGAACTTGGTTTTTGACTCTCTCGGAAGCAAATGCCTTAATGTCACCTCCCCCTTTTTTACCAGCTCAGGATTGACATTTATCTTGTCCAGGTTGGTTACAGCTTTCAGCCCTGCAACGCATGCCCCCACCGAGGACACATGCACCTCTTCGTTCTCCTCCCACATCCCTGAGTCTGAATCATGCCAGTATTCAACACTTTCCAGGTATTTTACAAGCTTATTTGCTATGCGGATATGCTCTTCAGAATTGAGGATGCTTCTTCCATGGTGGTGCTCTAATTCGCCTATCCTGAAAAGGATAGCCCCTATGCTGTCATTCTGCTTATTGCCCCATTCCTCCCAGAATTCATCGAAAGTTTCCGGATGGAAACGCGCATGGATATACTCATGGCGGTGCTGCGGCTTATGGCGTATGGCATAATCGATTTTATACTCATGCTTTAGGAATATGTTCAATAATGCATTATAAGTTTTCTCTACAGTATCCCAGTCATTGATAATCTCGAATGCCAGGCATTCATAAAAATTGTCCCTTAGCCAGGATTTGTCATAACCTGTATTTACTTTCTTGCTGGATGCAGCAAAAAGCCCTGATTTGTATTGGAGCCCTTTAAGGATCTTAATGTGCTGTTTTATCAGCTTTTTATACGTGAGCTTTGGCTTTTTTGCCATTTTGCAAATTACTCAGAATAAAGTTAATAAATTTTACTAATTAACTTAAAACCCGGATAAAAAATTTCATCCTTTCAAAGCACTTTTTCCAACAGATAACTTATTAAATAGGAAAGCCCCGCTTTTTGGCATATGAACCATATAACTCTAATTGGCCTGGCAGCAGCTGCCCTGACAACCCTAGCTTTCTTGCCGCAGGCAATAAGGGTTTGGAAATTGAGGGAAACAAGGGATTTGGCGCTCAGCACCTTTATGATGTTTACAGTTGGCGTTTTCTTATGGCTTGTGTACGGCCTATTAAGGAATGATCTGCCTGTTATAATGGCAAATCTCATCACGTTTATTCTTGCCGCAACCATCCTGGGGTTTAAGTTTAAGTACGGTTGATGCGATAGTTTTTTAAAACAGCCTTGTTTCTCCATTTAAACAAAACTATTGGGAGGTAAAGTAATCCGCGTAACTGCAGGAGAAGCAACACATGAAAAGAAGTTCAAGGCGCTGGAAAAAGAAGCGCCAGATGCGCTGGAAATGGCAGCGTAAAAGGATGAAAAAGGAAAAAAGAAAGAGAGCTAAGAAGTAAAATTCTGAATTCTAATTTTTTCAATTCATTTAAAACTCAAGTAAA from Candidatus Woesearchaeota archaeon includes these protein-coding regions:
- a CDS encoding glycoside hydrolase family 15 translates to MAKKPKLTYKKLIKQHIKILKGLQYKSGLFAASSKKVNTGYDKSWLRDNFYECLAFEIINDWDTVEKTYNALLNIFLKHEYKIDYAIRHKPQHRHEYIHARFHPETFDEFWEEWGNKQNDSIGAILFRIGELEHHHGRSILNSEEHIRIANKLVKYLESVEYWHDSDSGMWEENEEVHVSSVGACVAGLKAVTNLDKINVNPELVKKGEVTLRHLLPRESKTKFVDLALLSLIWPYNIVTKKQRDEILKNVEYLLLRSKGIIRYKNDHYYNKNPDGFSEEAEWTFGLSWLAIIYERLGNKKKAREFIGKAIDVDTYRGMPELYFSNSKKYNENTPLGWSESLFIVALHDVNRKFISRKWRND